TAAGATCAGATGAGTGGATCGTAGCATGTGGAGGTTCAAGTAAAGGACTTGACACGGCTATAGTTATAAAGCCAGCTAATTCTTCAAGAATGTTGGATTTGAAGATTGGAAAGATACTTTGTATGCCATCTGAGTATCAAAGCTCATAGGACTTTCCATAAACTCATCATCAGTGCAGAAAAAATTGGAACTGAGAGATTATCATCCACGCCCAGTGGAAAAATTTCGCTTGCTGTTGCGGTTATTGCTCCCACAATACCAATACGAAGATCGACCAAGTTGGTTATACTCATCAAATAGGAGCTATAAAAACAAATAATAAAGCAGGTTAGTGAACCTTCAATAGTTTTGCCGAAAAATCTTTTCCTACCAAAAGACATTCCTACAAGCTTTGCTGTAAGATCACCAAAAGCGAGAAACAGCATTGATAGAAAGGCTATGTTCCGCTCAAACAAAAAGAATACGATAAAGGTACTCAGTAAAAAGAAAGACATGGATGATATCTCTCTTTTTTCCTTCTCTTTGTAGATCTTGAATACCATCTTTGTATGAAAAAATCCATGAACCTTTTTGTTAACGAGCCGAACGATATCTGTGATGAGAAAGATCGATAGAACCGTTCCGGTTAGGATCAAAAAATTACCATGTGAGACTAAAAAGCTAAGGCAAAACAATATCAAAGAAAATGGCTTTATATAAATTCTCCATGCACGGATATCCTCAGTGAACTTGAATAATTTGTACTCTGAAATATTTCTGAGATTTATGATCAAAAGAATACTTATTAGTATGTCGGCAAAC
The DNA window shown above is from Thermotoga profunda AZM34c06 and carries:
- a CDS encoding glycerol-3-phosphate acyltransferase, which encodes MIWFPLLLGYLLGCFLPAYFLVRWIAGIDVRTIGTHHAGTTNVYRAAGLAPAVLTALYDGLKGILAVSISNSLGYPQWISYISGFCAIIGHIFPFYIGFRGGKGAATTTGLLLMALWELSKGIPIKDLTLDLLVLLSLVLILLYTTKKGDIIGFFVLPALAILIGIRTDFSKSWFADILISILLIINLRNISEYKLFKFTEDIRAWRIYIKPFSLILFCLSFLVSHGNFLILTGTVLSIFLITDIVRLVNKKVHGFFHTKMVFKIYKEKEKREISSMSFFLLSTFIVFFLFERNIAFLSMLFLAFGDLTAKLVGMSFGRKRFFGKTIEGSLTCFIICFYSSYLMSITNLVDLRIGIVGAITATASEIFPLGVDDNLSVPIFSALMMSLWKVL